TAGCAAGCTAGCACTATTACATCTCTGTTATATTCTATCTATGTCAAGTCCAGGTAAGGTTCTTCGCGTATCGTCGAATTAAACCACATGCTCCACCGCTTGTGCGGGTCCCCGTCTATTCCTTTGAGTTTTAATCTTGCGACCGTACTCCCCAGGCGGCACACTTAATGTGTTAACTGCATTACTGCAAGGTCTAGCCTCACAACAACTAGTGTGCATCGTTTAGGGCGTGGACTACCAGGGTATCTAATCCTGTTTGCTCCCCACGCTTTCGAATCTCAGCGTCAATAATGTTCCAGTAGATCGCCTTCGCAATCGGTATTCCTTCTGATCTCTACGGATTTTACCCCTACACCAGAAATTCCATCTACCTCTCCCATATTCTAGATAGAAAGTTTCAAAAGCAGTTCAATAGTTGAGCTATTGGATTTCACTTCTGACTTTTCTATCCGCCTACATTCTCTTTACGCCCAGTGATTCCGAGTAACGCTTGCACCCTCCGTATTACCGCGGCTGCTGGCACGGAGTTAGCCGGTGCTTATTCATATAGTACCGTCATTATCTTCCTATATAAAAGGAGTTTACGCACCGAAATGTGTCATCCTCCACGCGGCGTTGCTGCATCAGACTTTCGTCCATTGTGCAATATTCCCCACTGCTGCCTCCCGTAGGAGTCTGGACCGTGTCTCAGTTCCAGTGTGACTGATCATCCTCTCAAACCAGTTAAGCGTCATTGTCTTGGTGAGCCATTACCTCACCAACTAACTGATACTGTACAGGCCGATCTTCAAGCTATAAATATTTCCCTTGCTCCCTTATGGGATAAAGGCATATAGGGTATTAGCAATCGTTTCCAATTGTTATCCCCTTCTTGAAGGCACGTTACCTATATATTACTCACCCGTGCGCCACTTAGCTGACAATTAAAGCAAGCTTTAATCCGTTCTCGTTCGACTTGCATGTGTTAAGCACGCCGCCAGCGTTCACTCTGAGCCAGGATCAAACTCTCCATAATATGAAGTTACATAATTTAATATGTAATAGTTTGAAACTGACAAATTTGTATTGTTATACAAAATTATCACTCAAATTTATAGACAAGAATTAATTCTTGTTATAATATTTTTATTTTTTTTAAATCTATTTATTTTAGATTATATATTAGAGTATTATATTCAGTTTATAAAGATTACTTTACAAACTTCATTACATTGTTAAAGATCATCCATCGTATCGGCTGTTCATCAAATGTTTTTGATGTCGTTCCTCTGTTTTTGGACGGGAATTATAGGGTATAATTTTCTTCTTGTCAAGGGGTTTTTCTTAGATGTGGCTTAAATTTTGGAATTCCTTTGATTTTGTCTATTTTTTATCAATTTTGCTATTGAATTATTAAATTTTTTTATCTAAGCATATTACAGAGTATAATATATAAATAATAGTCAATAAAATATATCTAGCAATAATACATATTATAGAAAAAGAATTAAATATTTGAATTTAGAAAATGGAGGAGCTAGTCGGACTCGAACCAACGCATACCGGATTTGCAATCCGGGGCATTACCAGCTTTGCTATAGCTCCAATGTTAGATAAATCATTTTTATATTGGAAAGAAAATGATTAGTTGTAAATAAAAGTGGCAGAGAGCAAGGGATTCGAACCCTCGGAGGCGTGAACCTCGCCGGTTTTCAAAACCGGTCCATTCGACCAACTCTGGCAACTCTCTACTTTTATAATTAGTGGTGCGAATGGTCGGAATTGAACCGACACTCCGAAACCGGAATTGGATTTTAAGTCCAACGCGTCTACCTATTCCGCCACACTCGCACTATTTGGTAGAATCTAAAAAACTGATGTTTCTTAAATTGGAGTGGAATTATAATAGATTAATTATTCTTTGTCAAGAGTTTTTATAAAAAATGTTAAATTTTTTATTTTTTTTATTTTTTAATAAGATATCAACAGCAAAACATGTATAATAATTGAATAAACTATGTATACATTTAAAGGATTTAAAATTGAGAAGTGATGAAGTAAAAAAAGGCTTTGATAGAGCACCGCATAGATCTTTGTTAAGAGCTACGGGATTACAAGATGATGATTTTGAGAAACCATTTATTGGAGTTGCAAACTCTTTTATTGAGTTAATTCCTGGGCACTTCTTTTTAAACAAAGTTGGTGTGATTATTAAAGATGAGATTAAGAAGTGTGGTTGTGTACCTTTTGAATTTAATACTATTGGTGTTGATGATGGTATTGCAATGGGGCATGATGGTATGTTATTTTCATTACCTTCAAGAGAATTAATTGCAAGTTCAATTGAAACAGTAATGAATGCACATAAATTAGATGCAATGATTGCTATTCCAAATTGTGATAAAATTGTTCCTGGTATGATTATGGGTGCATTAAGAGTTAATGTTCCTACTATTTTCGTATCTGGTGGTCCAATGCAAAAAGGACATACTGAAGATGGAACTCCAATTGATTTAGCAACTGCATTTGAAGCTGTTGGTAAACATGAAGCTGGTGAAATTACAGATGAAGAGTTGCATGATATTGAATGTAATGCATGTCCAAGTGGTGGTTCATGTTCTGGAATGTTTACAGCAAACTCTATGAATACACTTATGGAAGCTATGGGAATTGCACTTCCTGGAAATGGAACAATTCTTGCTTTAACTCCTGAAAGAGAAGAACTATATAGAAAAGCAGCTAGAAGAATTTGTGAAATTGCTTTAGATAAGCAAGCAAGAGAAAAATACTTATTAAGAAATATTCTAAATGAAAATGCAGTAAGAAATGCATTTGCTGTTGATATGGCTATGGGTGGATCTTCTAACACTGTATTACATATGTTAGCAATTGCTAGAGAAGCAAAAGTTGATTTTAACTTAGAAGATATTAATAAAATTTCTAAAAGAGTTTCTCATATTGCTAAAATTTCTCCATCATTATCTA
This sequence is a window from Poseidonibacter parvus. Protein-coding genes within it:
- the ilvD gene encoding dihydroxy-acid dehydratase gives rise to the protein MRSDEVKKGFDRAPHRSLLRATGLQDDDFEKPFIGVANSFIELIPGHFFLNKVGVIIKDEIKKCGCVPFEFNTIGVDDGIAMGHDGMLFSLPSRELIASSIETVMNAHKLDAMIAIPNCDKIVPGMIMGALRVNVPTIFVSGGPMQKGHTEDGTPIDLATAFEAVGKHEAGEITDEELHDIECNACPSGGSCSGMFTANSMNTLMEAMGIALPGNGTILALTPEREELYRKAARRICEIALDKQAREKYLLRNILNENAVRNAFAVDMAMGGSSNTVLHMLAIAREAKVDFNLEDINKISKRVSHIAKISPSLSTVHMEDINVAGGVNAVMKEMTKRGEDILLDNLTITGESTLEKIKDAYIKDTNIIHTIDNPYSDVGGLAILYGNLAEEGAVIKTAGITGARALSGKAVCFDGQAEAIAGIVGGKVTHGDVVVIRYEGPKGGPGMQEMLAPTSLIMGMGMGDTVALITDGRFSGATRGASIGHVSPEAAEGGMIGLLKDGDIINIDVDAYLLSVDLSDEEIAKRRENFTPIKKPLTSSWLGQYRSLVTNASNGAMLKTDL